The Thermanaerovibrio acidaminovorans DSM 6589 genome contains a region encoding:
- the aroC gene encoding chorismate synthase gives MIRYLTAGESHGRGLVVVVEGLPSGLEVPQEAIAGELRRRRRGFGRGPRMEFETDRLTVWSGLRGGLTTGAPVGITVENAEWERWRPAMDPFGPLDPEAVASGALGCPRPGHADLAGGVKHQLEDLRNVLERASARSSAAVVAAGALAKLLLGELGVRVLSAVLSIGSAQVGAPEDQEGWRRAMESPMGCGDPAGESALVEEVRGAMEGGYSLGGTFLLRVAGLPPGIGSYAEWDRRLDGRLCGALMAIPGIKAVQVGDGFALASKRGHEAHDEIVIHRGRIRRPTNRCGGIEGGMSNGEDLLLTLGMKPIPTMRVPLRSVDLRSREATGAHRERTDVCAVPAASVVGEAVVALVIASAVGEQFGGDRMEELRERFQLYRERAVRYLDAGD, from the coding sequence ATGATCAGGTACCTTACCGCCGGTGAGTCCCACGGCCGGGGGCTGGTGGTGGTGGTGGAGGGGCTCCCGTCCGGCCTTGAGGTCCCGCAGGAGGCCATAGCGGGGGAGCTTCGGCGTCGTCGCCGGGGTTTCGGCCGGGGGCCCAGGATGGAGTTTGAGACGGATCGTCTCACCGTGTGGTCCGGCCTTCGGGGTGGGCTCACCACCGGAGCCCCGGTGGGGATCACGGTGGAGAACGCCGAGTGGGAACGGTGGAGGCCCGCCATGGACCCCTTTGGTCCCCTGGATCCAGAGGCGGTGGCATCCGGGGCCCTTGGCTGTCCCCGTCCGGGGCATGCGGACCTGGCCGGTGGGGTGAAGCACCAGCTGGAGGACCTGAGGAACGTGCTGGAGCGGGCCAGCGCCCGGAGCAGCGCCGCCGTGGTGGCCGCCGGGGCCCTGGCGAAGCTTCTCCTGGGGGAGCTGGGGGTTAGGGTCTTAAGCGCAGTTCTGTCCATCGGTTCCGCCCAGGTGGGTGCGCCGGAGGACCAGGAGGGCTGGCGGCGGGCCATGGAGAGCCCCATGGGTTGCGGTGACCCGGCGGGGGAGTCGGCCCTGGTGGAGGAGGTCCGGGGGGCCATGGAGGGGGGCTACAGCCTGGGGGGCACGTTCCTCCTGCGGGTCGCAGGGCTTCCGCCCGGGATAGGCTCCTATGCGGAGTGGGATCGCCGGCTGGACGGCCGGCTGTGTGGGGCCCTCATGGCCATACCGGGGATCAAGGCGGTTCAGGTGGGGGACGGGTTCGCCCTGGCGTCCAAAAGGGGGCACGAGGCCCACGACGAGATCGTGATCCACCGGGGGCGCATCCGTCGTCCCACCAACCGGTGCGGGGGTATCGAGGGGGGCATGAGCAACGGGGAGGACCTGTTGCTCACGTTGGGGATGAAGCCCATACCCACCATGAGGGTCCCCTTGAGGTCCGTGGACCTGAGGAGCCGGGAGGCCACGGGGGCCCACCGGGAGAGGACCGACGTGTGCGCGGTGCCCGCCGCGTCGGTGGTGGGTGAGGCGGTGGTGGCGTTGGTGATCGCCTCGGCGGTGGGTGAGCAGTTCGGGGGGGACCGGATGGAGGAGTTGCGGGAGCGGTTTCAGCTGTACCGGGAGAGGGCGGTGAGGTATCTGGATGCGGGGGATTGA
- a CDS encoding shikimate dehydrogenase family protein translates to MIDASTGLIALLGSPVSHSLSPRMQNRALRAAGLNCVYLAFHVEGALGEAVRGLGALGALGANVTIPYKKEAFSLCEPVGHGVRLGAVNTLVFRARRVLGYNTDVDGILFALRGASVGSALLLGAGGAALGAAMALGLMGCGRLTVACRNLAGGEDLASLARGWGLFRRVQVVPFDRLRALDRVDALVNATSLGLPGNPWDAGVLEAALGVLDPRGVGLDLVYGEGPTEFVRAGGGMGLWMVDGREVLLGQGAESFRLITRMEAPLEEMRMALYGGGGDDQVPYRR, encoded by the coding sequence ATGATCGACGCCTCCACGGGTCTCATAGCCCTGCTGGGCTCCCCGGTGTCCCATAGCCTCTCCCCCAGGATGCAGAACCGGGCCCTCAGGGCGGCGGGGCTGAACTGCGTCTACCTGGCCTTCCACGTGGAGGGGGCCTTGGGGGAGGCGGTGAGGGGCCTTGGGGCCCTGGGTGCCCTTGGGGCCAACGTTACCATACCGTATAAAAAGGAAGCTTTCTCCCTCTGCGAGCCGGTGGGGCACGGGGTCCGCCTGGGGGCGGTGAACACCCTGGTGTTCCGTGCCAGGCGGGTCCTGGGCTACAACACCGACGTGGACGGGATCCTGTTCGCCCTTCGGGGGGCGTCGGTGGGAAGCGCCCTGTTGCTTGGGGCCGGCGGGGCCGCCCTGGGGGCCGCCATGGCGTTAGGCCTCATGGGATGCGGCAGGCTGACGGTGGCCTGCAGGAACCTGGCAGGGGGGGAGGATCTTGCCTCCCTGGCCCGGGGGTGGGGGCTCTTCCGCCGGGTCCAGGTGGTCCCCTTCGACCGGTTGAGGGCCCTGGATAGGGTGGATGCGTTGGTGAACGCCACGTCCCTAGGGCTCCCGGGGAATCCCTGGGATGCGGGGGTCCTCGAGGCCGCCCTGGGTGTCCTCGATCCCCGGGGGGTGGGGCTGGACCTGGTGTATGGGGAGGGGCCCACGGAGTTCGTGCGGGCAGGGGGCGGGATGGGTCTTTGGATGGTGGATGGCCGAGAGGTGCTCTTGGGTCAGGGGGCGGAGTCCTTCCGGCTCATCACCCGCATGGAGGCACCGCTGGAGGAGATGCGTATGGCCCTTTACGGAGGTGGTGGGGATGATCAGGTACCTTACCGCCGGTGA
- the aroA gene encoding 3-phosphoshikimate 1-carboxyvinyltransferase produces the protein MSCAEVLVDDVVVEPCSGLKGELRVPGDKSISHRAAFLGALSDEGIRVDNFSSGEDCASTLRCLEALGFSVVRSGGRVSVSRGSGPSDPAEPLYAGNSGTTARLLCGLMSAVPGLFGVITGDGSLRGRPMGRVVEPLRSLGARIDGRDGGRLLPLSIRGARLSGGRLELRVPSAQVKTALILAGLMGGDVLTVAEPHLSRDHTEVMLEHLGVPVRRNGLSVTVYPVDRVPGGAWEVPGDMSSAAFWLVAGAVVPRSDLVVRGVCLNRGRTGLLDALRAMGCHVEVHPRSPQGGEAVGDVRVRHSNLRGIKVQPHQVPSMVDELPVLAVAASLAQGQTEIRGAGELRHKECDRIGAMAQGLSAMGVRIREVEDGWVIQGNGGAPLSPARVDSYGDHRIAMALAVGALAASGPVEIRGASCVSISYPEFFDHLKGLVS, from the coding sequence TTGAGCTGCGCCGAGGTGCTGGTGGATGACGTGGTGGTGGAGCCCTGTTCGGGGCTAAAGGGGGAGCTGCGGGTTCCGGGAGACAAGTCCATCTCCCACCGGGCGGCGTTCCTGGGGGCCCTCTCCGACGAGGGTATCCGGGTGGACAACTTCTCCAGCGGGGAGGACTGCGCCTCCACCCTCAGGTGTCTGGAGGCCCTGGGGTTCTCGGTGGTCCGCTCCGGGGGGCGGGTTAGCGTATCCAGGGGTTCTGGCCCCTCGGACCCGGCGGAGCCCCTATACGCGGGCAACTCGGGGACCACCGCCCGGCTTCTCTGCGGTCTCATGTCCGCCGTGCCGGGGCTCTTCGGGGTGATCACCGGGGATGGCAGTCTCAGGGGCCGTCCCATGGGGCGGGTTGTGGAGCCCCTGCGGTCCCTAGGGGCCAGGATAGATGGCCGGGATGGGGGGCGGCTGCTGCCCCTGTCCATCCGGGGGGCTCGTCTCTCGGGGGGCAGGCTTGAGCTTCGGGTCCCCAGCGCCCAGGTGAAGACCGCCCTGATCCTGGCGGGGCTCATGGGGGGTGATGTGCTGACCGTGGCGGAGCCTCACCTGAGCCGGGATCATACGGAGGTGATGCTTGAGCACCTGGGGGTGCCGGTGAGGCGAAACGGGCTCTCCGTCACCGTCTACCCGGTGGACAGGGTGCCCGGCGGCGCCTGGGAGGTCCCGGGTGACATGTCCAGCGCCGCCTTCTGGCTGGTGGCGGGGGCGGTGGTGCCCCGGTCGGACCTGGTGGTCCGGGGGGTGTGTCTGAACCGGGGGCGCACCGGGCTGCTAGATGCCCTTAGGGCCATGGGGTGCCATGTGGAGGTCCACCCCAGATCACCCCAGGGTGGCGAGGCGGTGGGGGACGTGAGGGTCCGGCACTCGAACCTGCGGGGCATCAAGGTTCAGCCCCATCAGGTGCCCTCCATGGTGGACGAGTTGCCGGTGTTGGCGGTGGCCGCCTCCTTGGCCCAGGGCCAGACCGAGATCCGGGGGGCCGGCGAGTTGCGGCACAAGGAGTGCGACCGGATAGGCGCCATGGCCCAGGGGTTGAGCGCCATGGGGGTGAGGATCCGGGAGGTGGAGGACGGCTGGGTCATCCAGGGCAACGGTGGAGCTCCCCTGTCCCCCGCCCGGGTGGACTCCTACGGGGATCATCGGATCGCCATGGCCCTGGCGGTGGGGGCACTGGCGGCGTCGGGGCCGGTGGAGATCCGGGGTGCCTCCTGCGTGTCCATCTCCTACCCGGAGTTCTTCGATCACCTCAAGGGGCTGGTCTCATGA
- a CDS encoding prephenate dehydrogenase — protein MGAGRHVGIVGLGLMGGSMAMGLSSVPGVSVWGWDLDRGTLERARSMGILDGAARDLGELAERCHLVILAVPPWEVIPLAMELSPSFRGFVMDLSSVKGPLAFQLDRLFPGRYLGFHPMAGKETGGLESASGDLFKGAVCVLVPGPSSGNEALALGRELASWLGARWILLGPGEHDRAAAVVSHLPMLISLGLMELARRRDQGGGAFGMAAGSFRDATRVSMSQPWLLAQVLSMNRGSVKEVLGELCSILGELASMDQGDLEALAGELGSLRRRLGEEKGWSC, from the coding sequence GTGGGAGCGGGTCGCCATGTTGGCATAGTGGGCCTGGGGCTCATGGGGGGATCCATGGCCATGGGGCTCTCCTCCGTCCCGGGGGTGTCCGTGTGGGGCTGGGACCTGGACCGGGGGACCCTTGAGCGGGCCCGGTCCATGGGGATCCTTGACGGGGCCGCCCGGGACCTGGGGGAGCTGGCGGAGAGGTGCCACCTGGTGATACTGGCGGTTCCCCCGTGGGAGGTGATCCCCCTGGCGATGGAGCTCTCCCCCTCCTTCCGGGGCTTCGTGATGGACCTGTCCAGCGTCAAGGGCCCCCTGGCGTTCCAGCTGGACCGTCTCTTCCCCGGCCGTTACCTGGGCTTCCACCCCATGGCGGGGAAGGAAACGGGGGGTCTTGAGAGCGCCTCCGGTGACCTCTTCAAGGGGGCGGTGTGCGTCCTGGTTCCGGGCCCCAGCTCCGGGAATGAGGCGTTGGCGCTGGGGCGGGAGCTGGCCTCCTGGCTTGGCGCCCGGTGGATCCTGCTGGGGCCCGGGGAGCACGACCGGGCAGCGGCGGTGGTGAGCCACCTTCCCATGCTCATCTCCCTGGGGCTGATGGAGCTGGCCCGGCGGCGGGATCAGGGGGGCGGGGCATTCGGGATGGCCGCCGGGTCCTTCAGGGACGCCACCCGGGTCTCCATGTCCCAGCCCTGGCTCCTGGCCCAGGTCCTGTCCATGAACCGGGGGAGTGTTAAGGAGGTGTTGGGGGAGCTGTGCTCCATCCTTGGGGAGCTGGCGTCCATGGATCAGGGGGATCTTGAGGCTCTGGCGGGGGAGCTTGGCTCCCTGAGGCGCCGGCTTGGAGAAGAAAAGGGGTGGTCCTGTTGA
- the aroF gene encoding 3-deoxy-7-phosphoheptulonate synthase, producing the protein MMTVLEVDLGLGGRGLADLMDRLAEMGREARLVSLEGVRYVVVHGRVSASDLSGLPVRWVRSTGASYPLVSREAGVCGPVRVGSVEVGGGDLVVMAGPCSVEGRDQIVCTALGVKEAGASILRGGAFKPRTNPYSFQGLGGIGVGLLKEASRVSGLPVVTEVMSPEDVEWMSEEADLLQVGARNMQNFPLLREVGRSHRPVLLKRGMMATVDEWLQAAEYVVSSGNPGVILCERGIRSFDRATRNLLDLSAVPLVKRLSGLPVVVDPSHGTGRRDMVIPMSLAAVAAGADGLIVEVHPSPKDALCDGDQSLDLDEFRDLMGALGALTGALNGRWEVPSWERVAMLA; encoded by the coding sequence ATGATGACCGTGTTGGAGGTTGATCTGGGGCTAGGAGGACGGGGGCTTGCGGACCTCATGGACCGTTTGGCGGAAATGGGGCGAGAGGCCCGGCTGGTGAGCCTTGAGGGTGTCCGTTACGTGGTGGTCCATGGGAGGGTCTCCGCCTCGGACCTATCGGGCCTGCCGGTCCGGTGGGTTCGTTCCACCGGGGCGTCGTACCCTTTGGTTAGCCGGGAGGCGGGGGTTTGCGGTCCGGTCCGGGTGGGCTCCGTTGAGGTGGGGGGTGGGGATCTGGTGGTAATGGCGGGGCCCTGTTCGGTGGAGGGCCGGGACCAGATTGTGTGCACCGCCCTTGGGGTGAAGGAAGCGGGGGCATCGATCCTTCGGGGCGGGGCCTTCAAACCCAGGACGAACCCGTACAGCTTCCAGGGGCTTGGGGGGATTGGGGTTGGGCTTCTGAAGGAGGCCTCCCGGGTCTCCGGGCTGCCGGTGGTCACGGAGGTCATGTCCCCCGAGGACGTGGAGTGGATGTCCGAGGAGGCGGACCTGTTGCAGGTGGGGGCCCGCAACATGCAGAACTTCCCCCTCTTGAGGGAGGTGGGCAGGTCCCACCGGCCGGTGCTCCTGAAGCGGGGGATGATGGCCACCGTGGACGAGTGGCTTCAGGCGGCGGAGTACGTGGTCTCCTCCGGCAACCCGGGGGTGATCCTGTGCGAGCGGGGCATAAGGAGCTTCGACCGGGCCACCCGGAACCTGCTGGACCTCTCGGCGGTGCCGCTGGTGAAGCGGCTGTCCGGGTTGCCGGTGGTGGTGGACCCCAGCCACGGGACCGGCAGGCGGGACATGGTGATCCCCATGAGCCTGGCGGCGGTGGCCGCCGGGGCGGACGGGCTGATCGTGGAGGTGCATCCCTCCCCCAAGGACGCCCTCTGCGACGGGGACCAGTCGTTGGATCTGGACGAGTTCAGGGACCTTATGGGGGCCCTGGGGGCCCTGACGGGGGCCCTCAACGGCAGATGGGAGGTGCCCTCGTGGGAGCGGGTCGCCATGTTGGCATAG
- a CDS encoding DUF6485 family protein, whose amino-acid sequence MSRVPFCTCVDHQCSAHPVNHEEGCTPCVAKNLAEGCIPVCFYRKIDPDMDRKQDYSFKGFARFVEDHLGR is encoded by the coding sequence ATGTCCCGCGTTCCCTTCTGCACCTGCGTGGATCACCAGTGCTCTGCCCATCCGGTGAACCATGAGGAGGGGTGTACCCCCTGCGTTGCCAAGAACCTGGCGGAGGGTTGCATCCCGGTCTGTTTTTACCGAAAGATCGACCCGGACATGGACCGGAAGCAGGACTACTCCTTCAAGGGGTTCGCCAGGTTTGTGGAGGATCATCTGGGCCGCTAG
- a CDS encoding aldo/keto reductase, producing the protein MSHVPSVRLNNGVWMPVIGFGVYDTGSLEECEACVSQALEAGYRLIDTAAMYGNEEAVGRAIRSSGLRREEVFVTTKVWFTDSGFGRTREAFFRSLDRLGLDYVDLYLIHQPYGDVYGSWRAMEELYQEGLIRAMGVSNFHGDRLMDLAVHGRTTPAVNQLELHPLYQREDDLAVLARYGVMPQAWGPLARGRGGMLTNRVLTLIAAKHRRTVAQVVLRWLVQRGIPVIPKTVKRERMVENLAVFDFNLDEADLEAIRGLDTGMSYFGDHRDPSHLDKLVASGPSR; encoded by the coding sequence TTGTCCCATGTTCCGTCGGTTAGGTTGAACAACGGGGTTTGGATGCCGGTCATCGGCTTCGGGGTATACGACACCGGCAGCCTTGAGGAGTGCGAGGCCTGCGTGAGCCAGGCACTGGAGGCGGGTTATCGGCTCATCGACACCGCCGCCATGTACGGTAACGAGGAGGCGGTGGGGCGGGCCATAAGGTCCAGCGGGCTCAGGCGGGAGGAGGTGTTCGTCACCACCAAGGTTTGGTTCACCGACTCGGGCTTCGGCCGGACCCGGGAGGCCTTCTTTCGGTCCCTGGACCGGTTGGGGCTCGATTATGTGGATCTGTACCTGATCCATCAGCCCTACGGGGACGTGTACGGCAGCTGGCGGGCCATGGAGGAGCTGTACCAGGAGGGGTTGATCCGGGCCATGGGGGTCAGCAACTTCCACGGGGACCGGCTCATGGACCTGGCGGTCCACGGTAGGACCACCCCGGCGGTGAACCAACTGGAGCTGCACCCCCTTTACCAGCGGGAGGATGACCTGGCGGTCCTGGCCCGCTACGGGGTGATGCCCCAGGCCTGGGGTCCCCTTGCCCGGGGGCGGGGCGGCATGCTGACCAACCGGGTGCTGACCCTGATAGCCGCCAAGCACCGCCGCACGGTAGCCCAGGTGGTGTTGAGGTGGCTGGTCCAGCGGGGCATCCCGGTGATCCCCAAGACGGTGAAGCGGGAGAGGATGGTGGAGAATCTGGCGGTCTTCGACTTCAACCTGGACGAGGCGGACCTGGAGGCCATCCGGGGGCTGGACACCGGGATGTCCTACTTCGGGGACCATCGGGACCCGTCCCACCTGGATAAGCTCGTGGCCTCCGGGCCCAGCCGATAA
- a CDS encoding ADP-ribosylglycohydrolase family protein, producing MAIADPSDRFARVLLGLAVGDALGWPNERCSRVEKRILESPPGGFPLWEMDRVRILPGEYSDDTQLTLAVARSLMSPRWEEHLSTAELPFLLRYQRGAGRATLEAARSWARGVPPWLGVQGYVAAGGNGVVMRIAPHVMVGLVSGDLEGTLSRVFRDGLMTHGHPRALLGALCHAFCLWFLGVQEGGYEDLRSALVARAGTWGRLREEDLPPGWFPPGWDLGRYQLEWESVLDAMLVQVERMSLRWGPMEGLGELGGVGPRAGTGDATALSALFLLGLHWDSPLEGLLLASRLRDGDPDTLASVLGALLGMRHRNGWIPEGLRGVQDQECLLRTAAALGSGDPVGAARELMGSSVEGQWRPSPIGEIRSLGTRDGLEKVQTRLGQTLYLVVV from the coding sequence ATGGCCATTGCGGATCCGTCGGACCGTTTCGCCCGGGTCCTTCTGGGGCTGGCGGTGGGGGACGCGCTGGGCTGGCCAAACGAGCGCTGCTCCCGGGTGGAGAAGCGGATCCTGGAGTCCCCCCCGGGGGGCTTCCCCCTGTGGGAGATGGACCGGGTCAGGATCCTGCCCGGGGAGTACAGCGACGACACCCAGCTGACATTGGCGGTGGCCCGGAGCCTGATGAGCCCCCGTTGGGAGGAGCACCTGTCCACTGCGGAGCTGCCCTTCCTGCTCCGGTATCAGCGGGGGGCCGGGAGGGCCACCCTGGAGGCGGCCAGGAGTTGGGCTCGGGGGGTCCCCCCATGGCTGGGGGTTCAGGGGTACGTGGCCGCCGGGGGCAACGGGGTGGTGATGCGCATAGCCCCCCATGTGATGGTGGGGCTGGTCTCGGGGGACCTGGAGGGGACCCTGTCCCGGGTCTTCAGGGACGGGCTCATGACTCACGGACATCCCCGGGCCCTGCTTGGGGCCCTGTGTCACGCCTTCTGCCTCTGGTTCCTTGGCGTCCAGGAGGGAGGGTACGAAGACCTGCGGTCCGCCCTAGTGGCCCGGGCCGGCACCTGGGGGCGCCTCAGGGAGGAGGACCTTCCCCCCGGCTGGTTCCCCCCCGGTTGGGACCTGGGGCGCTACCAGCTCGAGTGGGAGTCGGTGCTGGATGCCATGTTGGTCCAGGTGGAGCGCATGTCCCTCCGGTGGGGTCCCATGGAGGGGCTTGGGGAGCTGGGGGGCGTGGGGCCCCGGGCGGGCACCGGGGACGCCACCGCCCTATCCGCCCTGTTCCTGCTGGGGCTCCACTGGGATAGCCCACTCGAGGGGCTCCTGCTGGCCTCTCGCCTCCGGGATGGGGATCCGGACACCCTGGCCTCCGTCCTGGGGGCCCTGCTGGGCATGCGGCACCGTAACGGATGGATCCCCGAGGGGCTGCGGGGGGTTCAGGACCAGGAGTGTCTCTTGAGGACCGCCGCGGCGCTTGGCTCCGGGGACCCGGTGGGGGCCGCCCGGGAGCTCATGGGGTCCTCGGTGGAGGGGCAGTGGAGGCCCTCCCCGATCGGGGAGATCCGCTCCCTGGGGACCAGGGATGGGCTGGAGAAGGTCCAGACCCGGCTGGGGCAGACGCTGTACCTGGTGGTGGTTTAG
- a CDS encoding iron-containing alcohol dehydrogenase: protein MKFEFYNPTRLIFGAGVLEKLGEAVRPLGGRALLVMGRGSARRSGLYDRVAGILSASGVSVVPFEGVEPNPRLDTVLRGSEAARSEGCDVVVALGGGSVMDAAKVMAAGVFYPGDLWDMMYVGPRRPRLPERALPIVTVPTLAATGSEMNDGAVITYQDLKVKAFVEAECLFPRVAVVDPELTLTVPRNQTAYGVSDIIAHVTEAYFNGVDGTPIQDSFAEGVLRAVVQWGPVAVEEGGNLEARTQVQWASVVALNGWVQVGTRGAYPVHMMEHTLSGIHDVPHGAGLAVLNPAWMRFAAPHRPERFAQFARNVFGVREEDHLTAAMRGIEALEDLLKRMGCPLTLGELGISDPDPELYARATLEVAGDREGMLRGRPGMSRLDLVGIFRSVL, encoded by the coding sequence TTGAAGTTCGAGTTCTACAACCCTACCCGGCTGATCTTCGGCGCCGGCGTTCTGGAGAAGTTGGGGGAGGCGGTTCGTCCCCTTGGCGGGCGGGCCCTGCTGGTGATGGGGCGGGGCAGCGCCCGTCGCAGCGGCCTTTACGATCGGGTGGCGGGGATCCTGTCCGCCTCGGGGGTCTCGGTGGTCCCCTTCGAGGGGGTGGAGCCCAACCCGCGGCTGGACACGGTCCTTCGGGGATCTGAGGCCGCCAGGTCCGAGGGGTGTGACGTGGTGGTGGCCCTGGGGGGAGGTAGCGTTATGGACGCCGCCAAGGTGATGGCCGCCGGGGTCTTCTACCCCGGGGACCTGTGGGATATGATGTACGTGGGGCCCCGGAGGCCCCGGTTGCCCGAGCGGGCCCTGCCCATCGTGACGGTGCCCACCTTGGCGGCCACCGGCTCCGAGATGAACGATGGGGCGGTTATAACCTACCAGGACCTTAAGGTTAAGGCCTTCGTGGAGGCGGAGTGCCTGTTCCCCCGGGTGGCGGTGGTGGATCCGGAGCTGACCCTCACGGTGCCCCGAAACCAGACCGCCTACGGGGTCAGCGACATCATAGCCCACGTGACCGAGGCCTACTTCAACGGGGTGGACGGCACCCCCATCCAGGACTCCTTCGCCGAGGGGGTCCTGAGGGCCGTTGTCCAGTGGGGGCCAGTGGCGGTGGAGGAGGGGGGCAACCTGGAGGCCAGGACCCAGGTCCAGTGGGCCTCGGTGGTGGCCCTGAACGGCTGGGTCCAGGTGGGGACCCGGGGGGCCTACCCGGTGCACATGATGGAGCACACCCTGTCGGGGATCCACGACGTGCCCCACGGGGCTGGGCTGGCGGTGCTCAACCCCGCCTGGATGAGGTTCGCCGCCCCCCACAGGCCCGAGCGGTTCGCCCAGTTCGCCCGGAACGTCTTCGGAGTCCGGGAGGAGGATCACCTCACCGCTGCCATGAGGGGAATCGAGGCCCTGGAGGACCTGCTTAAGCGCATGGGCTGTCCCCTCACCCTGGGGGAGCTGGGGATCTCGGACCCGGATCCGGAGCTCTACGCCAGGGCCACCCTGGAGGTGGCGGGGGACCGGGAGGGGATGCTCCGGGGCCGTCCCGGGATGTCCCGCCTCGACCTGGTGGGGATATTCCGGTCCGTCCTGTAG
- the pheA gene encoding prephenate dehydratase, with protein sequence MYQREDLAELRERIDRIDHQIMDLVGQRLQVAREIGKAKGDGPIYDPRREAEVLADRLKRHGHLGEGLVRALMAELMGASRKVQGGLTLAAMGPEWSHSHEAALRAFGSSEEILFVKDPRRGVESLTSGAADLAVLPVENSIEGVVYPTLDALLSAKSVVRIVREVRMRIEHCLAFGGEDMGKIRRVYSHPQALGQCEEWLARNLPQAELVEVSSTSEGARRALEEGQGAVCGARCAAALGFKTVIRSIQDSPNNKTRFLVLSTNGTSGGDRTTLVFTLPHRPGTLCDALSALADQGVNLLMIQSRPIPQNPFEYAFFADIEGDASAPPLSQALGRLKERTASLTVLGSYRFEEI encoded by the coding sequence ATGTACCAAAGGGAGGACCTGGCGGAGCTACGGGAGCGGATAGACCGGATAGACCACCAGATCATGGACTTGGTGGGACAGCGCCTCCAGGTGGCCCGGGAGATAGGGAAGGCCAAGGGGGACGGCCCCATATACGACCCTCGCAGGGAGGCGGAGGTGCTGGCCGACCGGCTGAAGCGGCACGGGCACCTGGGGGAGGGGCTGGTGCGGGCCCTGATGGCGGAACTCATGGGGGCCAGCCGGAAGGTCCAGGGGGGGCTCACCCTGGCGGCAATGGGGCCCGAGTGGTCCCACTCCCACGAGGCGGCGCTGAGGGCCTTCGGCTCATCGGAGGAGATCCTGTTCGTCAAGGACCCCCGGCGGGGGGTGGAGAGCCTCACCTCCGGGGCGGCGGACCTGGCGGTGCTGCCGGTGGAGAACTCCATCGAGGGGGTGGTCTACCCCACCCTGGACGCGCTGCTCTCCGCCAAGTCGGTGGTGCGCATCGTCCGGGAGGTGAGGATGAGGATCGAACACTGCCTGGCCTTCGGCGGGGAGGACATGGGGAAGATAAGGCGGGTCTACTCCCACCCCCAGGCGCTGGGCCAGTGCGAGGAGTGGCTTGCCCGGAACCTGCCCCAGGCGGAGCTGGTGGAGGTTAGCTCCACCAGCGAGGGGGCCCGACGGGCCCTGGAGGAGGGGCAGGGGGCGGTATGCGGCGCCCGGTGCGCCGCCGCCCTGGGCTTCAAAACCGTGATCCGGTCCATCCAGGACTCCCCAAACAACAAGACCCGGTTCCTGGTGCTGTCCACCAACGGCACCTCCGGGGGCGACAGGACCACCCTGGTCTTCACCCTCCCCCACCGGCCCGGCACCCTGTGCGACGCCCTCTCCGCCCTGGCGGATCAGGGGGTCAACCTGCTCATGATCCAGTCCCGCCCCATACCCCAGAACCCCTTCGAGTACGCCTTCTTCGCCGACATCGAGGGGGATGCGTCCGCCCCGCCCCTGAGCCAGGCGCTTGGGCGCCTCAAGGAGCGCACCGCCTCCCTGACCGTCCTTGGGTCTTACCGGTTCGAGGAGATCTGA
- a CDS encoding cupin domain-containing protein encodes MIRKFHDMTPVRRENLQGGDGGSWNRYAIAPHDDLDGSHFRMIGTIRLDPGASVGEHEHLTNEELYVIMEGEGLYTEDGVEHKVSPGDMLVLQRGHSHSIRNVGKGHLTFLAVIVD; translated from the coding sequence ATGATCCGCAAGTTTCATGACATGACCCCCGTGAGGCGGGAGAACCTGCAGGGGGGCGACGGGGGCAGCTGGAACCGGTACGCCATAGCCCCCCACGATGACCTGGATGGAAGCCACTTCAGGATGATCGGCACCATCCGGCTGGACCCTGGGGCCAGCGTGGGGGAGCACGAGCACCTCACCAACGAGGAGCTCTACGTGATCATGGAGGGGGAGGGGCTCTACACCGAGGACGGGGTGGAGCACAAGGTGAGCCCCGGGGACATGCTGGTGCTCCAGCGGGGCCACTCCCACTCCATAAGGAACGTGGGCAAGGGGCACCTCACCTTCCTGGCGGTCATAGTGGACTAG